In one Palaemon carinicauda isolate YSFRI2023 chromosome 25, ASM3689809v2, whole genome shotgun sequence genomic region, the following are encoded:
- the LOC137619083 gene encoding serine/arginine-rich splicing factor 7-like, with protein sequence MHECRRRLNLCLRCGSSNHHVAQCGRQVLVISRSPVQNTANARSPGRETISVQTPSRGRAVPVNATPTPSSYSGSTSSRETRSGSVSSAPSRTVGKKKKRSKKAKLRKSRTVEYHRALNTRPPM encoded by the coding sequence ATGcacgagtgtcgcagacgcctaaacctctgcctacgttgtggctcgtccaaccatcatgtggcacagtgtggacgacaggtgCTGGTTAtaagcagatcacctgtccagaacacagctaacgcccgcagccctgggagggagactatctctgtccagactccttcaaggggGAGAGCAGTACCGGTAAATGCCACTCCGACCCCGtcatcctattctggatcaaccagtagcagggagacccgaagtgggagcgtgtccagtgctccttctcggactgtggggaagaagaagaagaggagcaagaaggcaaagcTCAGGAAGTCAAGAACTGTTGAGTATCATAGGGCTTTGAACACCAGACCtccgatgtag